The sequence CACCGTGGCGGCGTGCGCGGCGATGTCGCTGGGCGTCGAGGTCGCGCAGTTGTGGATCCCCGGACGCGATCCGGCATTGAGCGATCTCCTCTTCAACACCCTCGGCGCGGCGGCGGGCGTGGCCCTGGCGCGCTCGCGGGCGGCGTGGCTGCGTCTCCAGCGGCGCGCGGCGGGGCGGCTGTCGCTCGCCTGGGCCGCGCTGGTGTGGATCGCCGTTGCGGCGACGGGGGTGCTGCTCGCGCCGCCCGCGGGCTCGCAGCGCAGGGTGACCGGGACGCGGGAGGGAGACGACGTCGTGCTCCACGTCTACACTCGCGCGGCGCGGGTCCGGCTCGACCAGCCGGTCGTGCGCTGGCGCGATGCGTACGCGGGGACAGCGGCGGACGCGGCGGATCCCCCGGTCGCCGTGCGCGATCGGGGCACCTGGTGCGCACGGGCAGGCTCGCGGCAGCGCTGCGGGCTGGGCGCGACGGCGGGCGGCGGCTGGTCGGTGCTCGCCTATCCCGACGCGCTGGCGGCGCGGTTCGGCGCGCTGGCGGACGCGGCGTGGGTGGCGCTCCTCTTCCTTCCGTTGGGATTCTGGTTCCGCCGCGGCCGGATCTCCGCGGTCGCGGCCGCCAGCGCGCTCGGCGCGCTCGCCGTCATCCCCGTGGCGGGGATGCTGGCGGGCACGCCGGCGCTGGAATGGGCGGGAGCGGGCGTGGGGATGATGGCGGGCGCGGCGCTCGCGCGACTGGCCAGGCCGGCCGCCGGGGGGGACGCTCAGTAGACGTACACCGGGGTGCCGACCGGGACGCTGCGGTAGAGGAACTCGAGATCCGAATCCAGCAGGCGCATGCAGCCGTGCGTGGCCGGCCGGCCCACCGACGCCTCCTCGGGGGTGCCGTGCAGGTAGATGCCGTTGCCGGTGTCGAGCTTGTAGTTGCCCAGGATCCCCGGCATGCTGCGGTTCACGCTCCCCGGCGGCGGCGCGAAGAGGGTGTCGCCGAACACCGCCTCGTCGCCGCGGGCCACCGGGTGCCAGCTCCCGTCCGGCGCCACGCGGCCGACCACGCCTCCGCGCGTGGTCACGTATCCCCCCTCGGCGACGGGGACGCGCTGGCCGCCGCGCAGCCAGACCAGCTTCCATCCCTGCAGCGCCGCCAGTTCGATGTAGTGCCAGTCGGGCGCCGACCACATCGGGTTGCGCTCCTTGCCGATCACCCGGCGCACCCCGCGGGGGGTGGTGAAGTCCCACGACTGCCCCTCGTACTCCATCACCACCTCCTTGCCGACGGCCACCGGCGCGGTGTAGAGCATCGTCTGCCCGTCCATCAGCCAGAGCTGGCGGTCGTCCACCGACACCAGCACGCGCAGCCCGGGCGCGCTGATGGCCTGCTGGCGCAGCGGGGTGACGGGGCCCGGCGCGGCCTCGGGGCCGGGGAGCACCGACCGGCCCAGCAGCGCGGGCTGCGCGGCGGCCTGGGTTGCGGCGAGGGCGAGCCCCGCGAGCGCGGGGAGCAGGGTGGGGATGCGCATCGGGCTCTTCACTGAACGGGCGCGGCGGCCGGGTGCGCGACGATGCGCCCGGCCGCCCCGCGCTTCTTCGTTCCAACCGGCCTACTGGCCGTCGCCTTCCGTGTCGCGGCGCGACGTGTCACGCTGCTTCTTCCGCCGGCGCGCCGCGGCCACGGCGGCCAGCCCCGAGCCCACCAGGATCAGCGTCGACGGCTCCGGCACCACCGGCGGCGGAGGCGGCGGCGGTGGGGGAGGGGGCGGCGGCGGCGGCGGCGGCGGCGGTGGCGGCGGCGGCGGCGGCGGCGGTGGCGGTGGTGGCGGCGGCGGCGGCGGTGGCGGGGAGTCGTTGCTGTCCCCGCCGCCAATGACGATCCCGCCGCCGATCAGGGGGATGAAGCCCCAGAACCAGGGGAACCCCCGCTTCTCGATGGCCACCGGCTCCACCGCGGTCGGCGGCGGCAGCGCGATCGGGCGCACGGCGTTGATGGCCACGGCGTCGACCCGGGGCGGGCGCGCGGCCACGTAGCAGATCGTGAGGTCCTTGCACACGCGGTACTTCAGCGTGTCGGGATCCACCGCGTCCTGCGGGGCGGCGTCGAACCGGGCCTGCTGGACGAAGCTGGCGAAGTAGTCGCCCAGCGTGGCGGGCTGGCCCGTGCGCACCCCCGCGGGCGCGGACGCGAGCGCCAGCGTGGCCGGCGCCGCGTGCGCGGGTGCGGGGGCCGCCGTGGACGCGCCGGCGTCACCGCCGTCGGCCGCGGACTCGGACGGACCCTGCGCGGCCAGCGGGGCCACCGTGGCGAAGGCGGCGGCCAGCAGCAGGCGCGGCAGGATGATGGGGCGGAGGGCCATGAGGACCTCGTGGGTGGCGACAGGCCGGGCCGCTCGGAAACCGCCATGCGGCGCCGGCTCGGCACGAATGCAGACGGAACGTCTTCGCCGCACCCCGAAGCAACGCCGATACCACCTCTAAATGCATGTGAAACCAAGGATTTTCCTGCCCCGGGTGTCGCGCCGCCGCCACAACCGCGCGCTGCCCGCAACGCCGCACCGTGACAGTCCCGCAACAGTGGAGGGCGGAACGCCGTGGCGCGGAGTGCGCGAAATCTACACAAATGGAGCGGCGCGAACGGAGCAGTCGCTGGTGTTTTCGATCGATGAAGAGATCGATTCGGGTCGTGCTCCTGAACCGCCGGGATGATCCGTTTCGGGGAGAGGGTGATCAGGAGATCATGATCGCGGATCGAATCTGGGGATCGGGAGATCGGGAAGGAGATTAGATCGGGCGATCGGGACCCCGGAGATCGCGATCCGGTGATCGGAATCGAGGCGGGATAGAGATCGAATCCCGTCGATGCCGTGGGTCAGGTGAACCGGTGATCGGAGAGAGCGCGCGCGAGCTCGCGGATGCAGCGGTCGATGCGCTCGTAGCTGCGGATGTACGCGTCCGTGCGGCGCCCCCACGGGTCGGAGATGGAGCGCGTCTCGATCGGCTCGGGATCCAGGTCCCCGAGCACGACCACGTCCGCCGGCTCGCGGTCGAAGCCGCGGATCACGGCGCGCGCCTGCTCGGGCGTCATCACCACCACCAGCGCCGTCGCGTCCACCCGCTCGCGCGACAGGAGCGATGAGCGGTGCGCGGAGAGGTCGATCCCGCGCGCGCGGGCGGCGGCCAGCGCCTCGGCCGGGGCGGGGCGGTCGGGGCCGATGAACCCCGCCGAGCTCACCTTCACCCGCGCGCGCGGCAGGTCGGGGAGCGCGCGGAGAAAGGCCCCCGCCGCGTACGGGCTCCGGCAGATGTTCCCCTGGCAGAGGAAGAGCACGGACGCGGGAAGACCGCGCTCCCGCAGCTGCCGCAGCGCGGCGCGGCGCCGGCCGGTGTGCAGCGCGCGCTCGGGCGCGTGCCGCACCCACTTCAGCGTGCGGCGCAGCGGCGGCCAGGCCAGCGTGGCGCGGAGAAGGCCCTCCCGGCGGGCGGCGACGCCCGTGTCGAGCGGGGTGGAGGCGTTCACGGCGGTGGGATGCG comes from Longimicrobium sp. and encodes:
- a CDS encoding L,D-transpeptidase → MRIPTLLPALAGLALAATQAAAQPALLGRSVLPGPEAAPGPVTPLRQQAISAPGLRVLVSVDDRQLWLMDGQTMLYTAPVAVGKEVVMEYEGQSWDFTTPRGVRRVIGKERNPMWSAPDWHYIELAALQGWKLVWLRGGQRVPVAEGGYVTTRGGVVGRVAPDGSWHPVARGDEAVFGDTLFAPPPGSVNRSMPGILGNYKLDTGNGIYLHGTPEEASVGRPATHGCMRLLDSDLEFLYRSVPVGTPVYVY
- a CDS encoding PEP-CTERM sorting domain-containing protein — encoded protein: MALRPIILPRLLLAAAFATVAPLAAQGPSESAADGGDAGASTAAPAPAHAAPATLALASAPAGVRTGQPATLGDYFASFVQQARFDAAPQDAVDPDTLKYRVCKDLTICYVAARPPRVDAVAINAVRPIALPPPTAVEPVAIEKRGFPWFWGFIPLIGGGIVIGGGDSNDSPPPPPPPPPPPPPPPPPPPPPPPPPPPPPPPPPPPPPPVVPEPSTLILVGSGLAAVAAARRRKKQRDTSRRDTEGDGQ
- a CDS encoding VanZ family protein, giving the protein MKSPDRLQRLASLAVVAAVLAAVLVQQPGEGAAVSFCVACGERGVADALRNLLLFVPVGMAAAGWFRASAATVAACAAMSLGVEVAQLWIPGRDPALSDLLFNTLGAAAGVALARSRAAWLRLQRRAAGRLSLAWAALVWIAVAATGVLLAPPAGSQRRVTGTREGDDVVLHVYTRAARVRLDQPVVRWRDAYAGTAADAADPPVAVRDRGTWCARAGSRQRCGLGATAGGGWSVLAYPDALAARFGALADAAWVALLFLPLGFWFRRGRISAVAAASALGALAVIPVAGMLAGTPALEWAGAGVGMMAGAALARLARPAAGGDAQ